Proteins from a single region of Lepus europaeus isolate LE1 chromosome 4, mLepTim1.pri, whole genome shotgun sequence:
- the HRH2 gene encoding histamine H2 receptor, whose translation MEPNDTANDTASSSCLESTAFKVTLSVVLTVLILITAAGNVVVCLAVGLNRRLRSLTNCFIVSLAITDLLLGLLVLPFSAIYQLSCRWSFGKVFCNIYISLDVMLCTASILNLFMISIDRYCAVTDPLRYPVLVTPGRVTISLVSIWVISITLSFLSIHLGWNSRNTTSEGHHTSPKCKFQVNEVYGLVDGLVTFYLPLLIMCVTYYRIFKIAREQARRINHISSWQAATIREHKATVTLAAVMGAFIVCWFPYFTAFVYRGLKGDDAINEVVEAVVLWLGYANSALNPILYAALNRDFRNAYQQLFCCRLAGRGSHETCLRFNNALLPKSQSQEPRRQEEKPLKLQVWSGTEATAPQGATDRKPALPHPVRSSDLLSCCKSLWGLRFPQRHAGGPLEEQSREPLSEGLLRTLRCCSWSPRSNSWNLSGPSSQDAPEPESGGSQNTQQSAGVLAPLAEHQVPRPASQTHAQDASGPEHAESDGFKTQRRCWP comes from the exons ATGGAGCCCAATGACACAGCCAATGACACAGCCTCTTCATCTTGCCTGGAATCTACTGCGTTCAAGGTCACCCTCAGTGTGGTCCTCACCGTCCTCATCCTCATCACTGCAGCCGGGAACGTGGTCGTGTGCCTGGCCGTGGGCTTGAACCGCCGCCTCCGCAGCCTGACCAATTGCTTCATCGTGTCTCTGGCCATCACCGACCTGCTCCTCGGCCTCCTGGTGCTCCCCTTCTCGGCCATCTACCAGCTGTCCTGCAGGTGGAGCTTCGGCAAGGTCTTCTGCAATATCTACATCAGCCTGGACGTGATGCTGTGCACGGCCTCCATCCTCAACCTCTTCATGATCAGCATCGACCGGTACTGCGCCGTCACGGACCCGCTGCGGTACCCTGTGCTCGTCACCCCCGGCCGGGTCACCATCTCGCTGGTCTCCATCTGGGTCATCTCCATCACCCTGTCCTTCCTGTCCATCCACCTGGGCTGGAACAGCAGGAACACGACCAGCGAgggccaccacaccagccccaagtgCAAATTCCAGGTCAATGAGGTGTATGGGTTGGTGGACGGCCTGGTCACCTTCTACCTGCCTCTGCTGATCATGTGTGTCACCTACTACCGCATCTTCAAGATCGCCCGGGAGCAGGCCAGGAGGATCAATCACATCAGCTCCTGGCAGGCAGCCACCATCAGGGAGCACAAGGCTACTGTGACGCTGGCAGCCGTGATGGGGGCCTTCATTGTCTGCTGGTTCCCCTACTTCACCGCCTTCGTTTACCGGGGGCTCAAAGGGGATGACGCCATCAACGAGGTGGTGGAAGCCGTTGTTCTGTGGCTGGGCTATGCCAACTCAGCCTTGAACCCCATCCTCTATGCTGCCCTGAACAGAGACTTCCGCAACGCCTACCAGCAGCTCTTCTGCTGCAGGCTGGCCGGACGCGGCTCCCATGAAACGTGTCTGAGGTTTAACAACGCTCTCCTGCCCAagagccaaagtcaagagcccagGCGGCAGGAAGAGAAACCCCTCAAGCTCCAGGTGTGGAGTGGGACAGAAGCCACAGCCCCGCAGGGAGCCACAGACAG GAAGCCGGCGCTGCCCCACCCGGTGCGCTCCAGCGACCTCCTGAGCTGCTGCAAGAGCCTGTGGGGGCTGAGGTTCCCTCAGAGACACGCGGGAGGCCCCCTCGAGGAGCAGTCCAGAGAGCCACTGTCTGAGGGGCTGCTGAGGACACTCAGATGCTGCTCCTGGTCGCCAAGGTCGAACTCCTGGAACCTCTCAGGACCCAGCTCCCAGGATGCACCCGAGCCCGAGTCGGGGGGCTCCCAGAacacacagcagagtgctggggtGCTTGCTCCTCTGGCAGAACACCAAGTCCCACGCCCGGCCTCCCAGACTCATGCTCAGGATGCCTCTGGGCCTGAGCATGCTGAATCCGATGGGTTCAAAACTCAACGTCGGTGCTGGCCCTAG